The genomic DNA tcgaacccaggaccttcttgctgcaaggcaacagctctaccaactgcgccactgtgcagcccatcaATTATGAATGTAATATATAGGTATCTTGttatgcttttttgtttgtttcttccagTTCAGACAAGCTGTGTACAAACAAACCATGAAGCTGTTTGCTGAGcttgaaataaaaaggaaggaaagggaAGCAAAGGACATGCATGAAAGGTAGAGCGCCATGTATTTAGAACGAATGTTGTCGTGTGTAGGACTgcataaaagtttatttaaatgatccACTAGCGAGTTTGTATATTCTTAATAAATCTTGTTTAACCAGGAAAAGggcaagagaagaagaaatcgAGGCAGCAGAGAAGGCAAAGCGGGAAAGAGAATGGCAGAAGAACTTTGAGGTGAGCTTTGCTTTGTTAATCCATACTGGGGACATTGAgttgatttttgtattttcaattatttcatcTTAATATTTTGCAGGAATCACGAGACGGACGTGTGGACAGCTGGAGGACCTTCCAAACCAAGGGAAAACgcaaagagaaaaagaacagGTCTTTCCTCAAACCCCCAAAAGTTAAGATGGAGCAGAGGGAATGATGctggaaaactttcaaaataaagtcattttctgtGAATCCCCACCTTATTGTCTGCAGTCAGCACAGTCGCATTCTGATGCGTCACATGACAGGTTCCTTATCCCGACAAATGTAGTTTTGTACTTCATTTTCTATTGTACATACTTGTGATTAGAGTTAGAGACGATGCATCTTCCATTAATGTACCTCaaacaaaatgtcttgttttgcaAACCCTAATAAAGCTTGATCTACAGTCCACTTTACAAAGttgggaaatgtttgttttggtagcACAAAGTTTGGACAATGCATATCTGAAACGATATGGTGACAAGTGTGTCAACTAATTTAGGATATCAGCATTTCAAGTGCTAACTGTATTattgggggtaaaaaaaaaataaataaataaagtctaaagtattttaaagtgtaGAGCCTAAATGTATTTGTCTAAATAAAGATGCCAAACACTCATGGTGTAGTCTTTacagtttatatttaattagaaatacaaacatttctcaTCTGGCTCAGATTTTAAGCTAGAAACCTAAAAATCTTTGTtcatatacatattttaaaaaaatgctacatttataAACTTATTGTATGATTGGCAAATGCATGAATGCAGTCCAAAGACTTTTCAAGTGTACAAACATGTCAAACGACATAAgcttttccttccttccattacaaaacaaaatgagtcaCTTTAACAGATTTCTGCAGCAGGTCTCCTTTGTAAGGGagcttcccagagctgctgacTGTCTTTAGCTGATGCACGTCACATAACTGTGCACTGCTCTCCGCCTGCAGCGGAAGCGGAGACTGCAGGAGATCCGGCGGCGCCTCCTGTCAGCCCGTCCAGACTGAGACCCTGGAAGGCTCCGAAGAACGACTCGTCCTTTGTGGGTGCATGTTTCCTGCCTGCAGGGGTGTGCTGTTGGTAGAAAAGAGTCACAATCAGGAATATaacctattaaaaaaaagaaaaaaaaaatttctttatttacccTTGGAAGGCAGTGGTGGCTCCTGAAGTGAGTGCTCCGTACAGTTCTCTCAGCGTTCTTCTTGGCCAGCACAGCCTGCTGACGTTTCCTTTGCCAAACAGCACAAAGCCACATTAGGTGCGGCACATGGACAAGCAGCTTATTCACGTACCATACAGCCCTATCCTTATTAAGCTCAGTCTGCCTGGCAAAGAGTCTTAGCCAGATAACAAGACAGTAATGTTTGGCTTATTTACACTGTCTAAAAATAGAAGattctaataataaatattcagagataaaacattttccatcctTTCAACATAGACCAAACTTTTTGCCGTACCTCTCCTTCTTCAGTTCCTCCTGGTAGACCCTGTGCCAGGAATCTGGGACCTTCTGGCTGCTGCAGGGAAGGCTTCTCCTCCGGCTGACGCTCTTCCTGCGGATGAAGCTGAACCTGCGGACGGACTGGCTCCCcttgcttcttcttctcttcttggTGTTTTTTGTGCCAGACACACAGCTGGTGAACTGCTTCAGTGGAGCTCCCAGCGACATGAGGGAATCCATTTCCAGAGTCGTCGGCGGCGTGTAGATTTAGCTTCAGATGGTCTCTGCCAGACTTCAAAGCAAAGTCTACCTGTGGGGtagatgaaaatgtttagcaataaatcaataaaacacacCCTGGCACAATCTATTCTAgtttaacagttttgtttaaatataatttgcatCAGAttacttcaataaaaataaaatctactgaCCAGTGGTGTATCCTGAACCGTTCAGTTCAGCTGTTATATCTGTAAAAGCAGCATGTCCAGTTGATGAGACGTTCCCTGTTGTTCTGCTTgttcctcctctctgtctggACTTCGTGACGGTTCAACTGATGACTTTGCTGGTCTTGAAGGATTGAAAGGATTATCTTAAGACGCATAAGACGTTCATCTCATTAACAAGAGTCACAAACAAATCTGTGCCGGAAAAAGACCTGTGTCTGTTTACAGCtgccaagtaaaaaaaaaaaaaaaacactaaccTGTAAATCAATTTTGTATCTAAATGCTAACATTACTTTAggaactgtaatttatttaatcaatttaGTTGagcaaatttaattaaaaacaaataaataaaaaaatctgacaaaactgTGTCATTACAAGCCAGACAGATAAAACTTTAAGACACTCAAGGACAGAAGGTGACGCTTTGATGACGCAGGAGGGATTGTCTTTTTACTCCGAAGACGTGAGTTTTCATTGACTGGAGGCAATAAGCGCCCACATCGTTACGCTGAGTGACTCATTTCATTCACAGGTTCACTGACTGAAGGAAATCTGTTGAACTCAAGTCTGGAAAGAAATGATGTTGTCCTCACCTCCACAAATCCTCGGCAAAAGCCGTACAGTTCTGCTGGAGAGACAAGTCTGGCGTTATTAAAACGTCAAAAACTGAAGCTGCAAAAGTGAAAAGTGGAGCTGCTCACATTTTGTTTCCTGGGGGTTTATGGGACAAACGCAAAGGAGAGCAAAAATTGTGATATTTCCTtccaataaaaacctgaaaggtctggcatgtatttttattcaacgGTGGAAGAAgttgctctggtcagatgaaactCAAATACTTTTTCACCTAAATACAACCAACCTAAATGACCAATACTGCGGcggaaaaagctaaaaatgaaatatggtAGTGGCAGTGTCAGGCTGTGGGGATACATCattggaagatggatggagcaaaataaacagaaaacaataacacTAAATTATACTGTGGAATTATGTTGAAATGATTTCGATCAAAAGATATACATCTGTTAGAATAAAATCCAGGAATAATGAGCAGATTACCAAAGTTGGTAGAGATGTAATTGACTCCTGGGGAACTGTATAAAAAGGCATGCCACacgtttcagttttatttgtaaattaaaaccattttccTTCTACTCCACAACAATGCTCTAGTTAATTTTGGCATCATTAAACTTTACATAAAAAGGCTctaagaaaagtttttttttaaaagtacttttaatgCAACGCTAagcttaaagtaaaaaaaagaaatctccaaTGTAAACAAAGCCGGAAGGTGCCATCTTTAAATATTGAGTGAGTTATAAATAAAGAGAATGTGAGGTTAATAGAGCAACAGGAGGATTACCAACAGATGGACCAGGTGCGCCGCTTCCTCgacttctgctgctgcaggtcatCCACATTTCTTAATCCCTGGCTCATGACACGGCTGCTGAGTTTATTTTAGGAgaggaataaaacagaagttaTTTCCAGAAGAACTCAACAAGACTCCACTGAAATAAGACTGTAATAATTACCAAAATATCTACAGGTTcagacttttagaaaaaaatccttaatatGAGCTTTGGATCAATTTTGAATTTGGAATGACTAATTACTTGCACCGTTTCATGATTATGGattattggcttttttttttttttctccttcacatttaaaaagctgTCAATAAGCAGATGGACTCTGACACAGCATTTAAAGACTGAACATTCAAACCGCCAGAGGCTCAAACTGCTCAGAGTGTTGGTAACCTTTGGCAAAGAAGACTTTAATTCTAcacaataatacatatatacAGCATTATACGCTTTcatttcatacaaaaaaaaacaagtcacatTCAGGAGGATAATGTGGACTACGACCTATAATagaaattggaaaataaataccaCCGACCGGAGCTGTGTGCTTAACCCTAATGTGGAGACTTCTCATGTGAACTGTGGAATAGGCAGTTTCGTTTTATATGAGAACGACCCCAAGAATAACGCTCAACTTAACCGTAGAGCTGAACATGAACGCATCACCCATCCCCATTCACATCAatatgctcacacacacacacacacacgcacaaaaataaacactcacACTTAGAAAAACAATGCATAACAAAACAAACGGGTAAATAAGTCAGGCTACAGAGAGGCCGATGTGAGGAGTGTCCAACGACCCACCAACTGGGTCAGCTTTCGTAGAGGGGTTAAtcgcatttttttttctttttaggcaATATATTAAAGAATGCAAAGCAATGGCTCATTGACaatgttaacaaaaacatgGGACGCATGTTTATGCACcagattaaaaagaaagcaaatactCTGTGTATAATATTTGCTCGTTTTAGAGAATTAGAAAGTTTGTGGCTGAGATACTGATCTTACAGCTATCTATCTCCTCTTTACCCTTTTCCCGGACTTCGGCACTGGGAGAGATTTCTGCTTCCGAACTGAGTCGTGTTTTAGAGACGGAGAGTGTCGGTGGTGTCATTTTCTTCGGACAGCAGGGAGAGAGGTGTTCCCCAGTCGACAGGAAGACAGAAGCTGCATAGAAGGCTGTTTGGGTACAGATCCTTCACCTTCAATTTTATTCAACCTTGTTTCTTGGGCTGTGATCACTAGAAAAGATTCAACTCTTCTCCAGCCTTGTACTGCTTATTTTGGTCTCTCTGCTGccgcaaaaaaataaaacatgccaCTTGGGAAGAACAGGGGAAGGTCGTGCTGGAGGAGCAGGAAGTCAAGGGGTCCATGCTGTTATCTCCCACAGAACCTCCAGTCCAAGGTTACTGAACAGTTCAGCTACTGATCTCCCCTGTCAGTCTGTCTGTGAAGAGCAAAGGTCACCGGCTGATGTCGCGGTTGCCCTCCCAGTTCTTGCTCCCGGCCGCCTCGCCGGTGCCACTGTTCTCGAAGAAAGGGTGCTTGAGGGAGTCTGACAGCGTCAGCCTCTTGGACGGCTCGTACTCCAGCATGCTTTCAATCAGGTCAAACAACTGGTGGTGCTCCTCTGCTTCGGACAGCAGGTACCGCTGATGAGAAAGCAGAGACACAGACGGGGGAGCAATGAAAGCAGGCAGCTACAACACCAAACGTCCCCGTTAACTCAACGCTGCGCACCAGTTTTTGCAAATACTTCCACCTACCCGCAAtggtttgcagttttctctGACATATTTTCCCGCCGACGAGCTCTCATCCCAATCTAGTCGTCCGCGATAGAAATACTTCTGTTTCCTGAGGGATGAATGTGTGTGGGCAGCTTTAGGAACGTAGACAACATGCTACATGTAACAGGAACATTAAAGGGGCAGCgttgtgtattttccagacacgtTGTGGTATAAAACGCCACCGTCAAGTagctatgttaacttcagttgctataaaaatgctgtacacAGCAAATATAACATTTGACATTGTAAAttagcaccttgaaattgggcctctgtctctttaaaagccccggctctttctgaaactccgcttTCAGAAAGTTATCACATCACTCCTCTATTTAttctttaacaacatttttaccagctcaccggtgtttgctaattgctgctggctagtctgaaggagctgaatacagctctgtgaggcagaagctgaGAAGCTTGGACACTGCAGCGTTGTGCACGgctgactggttgccatggagattaaagaatttctcaaatatgcacaACAGAATCTAGACAACAGTCCAGGTAtgttttaatgagggaataacattataacatgatgaaaagttcaaaaatgttgatttcacATAACACCGCCCCTTTAATGTCTCaaataaacttcacatttttctcaccTGGTCTTACGAATCATCCTTGAAGGTACTGGACCCAGGATTCTTTCCATCATGGCCAAATGCTCTCTGTTGTCATGAGTCTGGAGGagagaaagcaaacaaattatgagatttaaggaaaatattttaatagttaTGCTCTCGCAGAAATTatgcttaaaaaacaaagagtgcATTCCTTTAAGGGTGACTGGAATTTAGTTCATACAATCCAcaagattgtttttcttctacaaaCTGAAAGCCTCACTTGCAACGTCCATTAACGAATACAGACCTTATTTCAACACCTTCAGGATGAATTCAACCTTTTTGTCAAATATCAATGGCTGATCACACAAGAATAGTTATATTTCAGTAAAACACTTTCAAACATTATGACTAAACTCTCCAGTTAGCAGAGGATGCTATAGTGTAGTTTTTCCTGTTCATCCAAACCACATCGCTCAAGCTTCTACTGCCAATTGCTAAGTAAGTTacttatttcttaaaaattattgacttaaaacaatctcatatttcttgctgaaaagttgcatgTAATTGTTGTCTTCTTTCAAAATGTGACACttgaaattacacaaaaaatgcaCAGTAAGACTtagttttttgcagtgcaaccCAAGGAAATAAAGtcgtggacattgaaattaatcaGTTTGCTGGAATGATCAAACGTTTACCTGAAACAAGGTGAAGCCCAAGTAGTACTCAAACAGGATGCAGCCGATACTCCAGACATCACAGGGGTGACTCCAGCCTAGTTCTAAAGTAAATCAACAGAAGGCATTTAAATTAAAGAGAGGTGTCATATTATGACCAATTATTCAGGTAGacagtaaatacataaataactcAACATTTTATCTGCAAGCAGTAAAACTCGTGAAAGGAGTAAACcctgtaaactttaaaaagtagaaCTTATAACCCACCACAGAATATCTCAATATAATCACCATGTTGCCTCACTATTTAAggttttaaactatttaaactaTGATTGAGGGCGTAAAGGGGAATTTAAGGGATTCTTAAATTCTtgtaatattaagaaaaatctttgtttttactttaaacatgGAAACAACTCAGTTGCACCACATCTGTGCATTTCCAAAAGCATTCCCATTGAGTATGTGTctcatataaatacataaacacagTCATCTATTTCATTAACTCACCTAATATCACCTCAGGGGCACGGTAATGCCTCGTCGACACGATGGTGCTGTGGTGCTCGTGGTCAAAAGTGGCACTGCCAAAGTCCACGACTCGCACCGCTGTGCTTTTGACAGTTCGCTCTTCTCGTTTCTGCGAAACACGacaattaataaataagtaGATGCCCACAAAGCTTAAGATAGACACGAGCCCCACAAAAAGAACATCCacttagatttaaaataacatttcaatgtgaCATCACATTAAGTTACAGATTAAGGTCCATGTTATAAGGATGCAGCCTTAGGAAGAAGCAGTGGGGAGAAAACGAACCCAAATAagtctgaaacattttgaatagaGCGGCAGCTTCATTCGCTTATTCACCGTGTTCTCTTACCTTCTCAACGTTATACGTCATCGTGAAGTCAGAGTTGACAAACAGGATGTTTTCTGGCTTCAGATCTGTGTGTGTCAGTTTATTATCATGAAGAACTAcagaacaaaagaggaaaaaaaggatttagtatctcaaatataaaaagcattatAAAGTTACAATTTTATATAACAAATCCTCCTGTTCTTATTCTTACGagagaaatgtatttgtatAGTTTATATTAAATAGGttaccttttgttttaaaacaccaatgttaaaaaaaaacactcactgATAGTAAAGCATAAATGtttacatgcataaaaaaaaaaaagagaaaaaaaattaaaaactccGAAATATAAACCGTTGCCTTTTAATCAGTTAATAATTATGGTTCATTTAGATAATGCATTTATAAAAAGAGTTTCACCAATTATaaccaatatatttttatttatccacttacagtcagaaaaaattaataattgtttgacttttatgggtttacaaaattaataatttaagcAAATTACTTTcataatcctttttttaaacaaagttcctttacattttttattcaaaaaactAAATCGTTTTGATTTTTggataaacattttccagatcTTTAAGCTAATAAATAATGTACTTAGTTGGATTTTATTATGGCTGTGTTCTCTAAATCATGAACCACGTCACAGAGGAAGGCTTCTGGTGTTTTACttcaaacaaaatccagttttaaaaatacacacatccAGTCTAAAGCTCAgatctttcaaaaataaatgttttgacatcctaaaacatggaaaaatagaaaagtatAATTTAATTGGCATCTAAAAAACAAGTCcaagtctgtaaaaaaaaaaaaaatgctagaaattatttttccataCTTTCCAAAACTGTGTCAAAGATTCTCATGACAAAAAAGTGACTTACATTTCACAGCAAGACAGAGCTGGTAGGCCATGTGTCTGACTTGACCAATGGAGTAGGGCAGATAGTTGTTTTCCTTTAGGAAGTCGAAAGTGCTCAGAGCTAGCAGCTCAAAGGAGATACACATATGACCGTGGTAGTCAAACCAGTCATACATCTGTACACACAAGCTGCAAAGCAAAGAGAACAAATCGAAAGATGCATTAGTTATACCCCAACACACAACTACAAagtaaagcagttttaaaaaggtTGAGAATGACACATGGCTAACTTCTGTCAGGTTTATTAAATCTACAGGTCATCAAATGATAGTGGCTTTATCATTGTGCTTGTTGTTTCATTAGAATTTAGATAAATTTGTGTAATAAGGCATATTTACTTGAAGAACACTTACAATCTGTTATCAGGATCCTTTTCATTTATCTTCTCTAAAACGTTAATCTCAAGTCGAGCTGCTTCCTTGTACTTCTCAACATTCTTGATGATTTTCAGAGCGATATGGGCTCCTCCCctgtaagaaaagaaagacagcaattaataataatcaaaatgttcCTTATTTAACTGGCTCCCAAATTTTCTGTGCGATTCTTGTCAAAAGCTCCAGTTCATTTTGTTGGCACTTTAGTGCATTATTGCAAAGTCGAAGGAAAAAGATGTGCAGATGTTTTTAGaccaataatttaaaaaaactgaaaaagaatgCAAAGTATCTGTGAACACCAATTCTCAAGTCTTTCTAAAGATTATCGattagactttgactaggtcaatCTAACACATAACCATTCCATTTTAACTCTGTATGTTTATGAggtacaacatttaatttcccttcgagatcaataaaatgtgttttgaatttaaattgtcCCATTTCAGGTTTTCATCCATCTCCCCAACCACTCTGACCAGTTTCCCTGGTCAGATTAGAGCAGCTATGTGCTTGTCCaatatatttatgttgtaaCACAACACAAATGTCAAAAGAGTAATCCAGGGTTGTGAAACTTTTTAGGGGGCACTTTCAAGACTTTTCAGACTCATCGCTGTGAAAGACATGatgtagaaacatttttatgtctacGCTCTTTCCTTAATTGCcttacaaaactaaaactgaataaataacacAGTAACTGAGGCTAAAAGCTGTTTTATCTCCTAATTACAGGAAAAACCCACCTGCGATGGTCAATGCAGCGCATCACCCTCCCAAAGGTGCCTTCCCCCAAAGTGCTGACAACCTCATCTGCAACATAATGAAGatagaaaaggaaaagacacggggaagtggaaaaagaaagagcGACAGTATTAGACATGTGGACAAAGGGAGGGAAACGTCATGATAAAATGCAGACAGGCGAATCTGTGCTAGCGCCCATCCCCTTCCTACAAGAGCTGCCTGTGGAATCTGATTAAAATACGCAACATCTGTTTTATATAACAGGAGCTTTCGTGACCAATTTGCAGCTACTGAAGGTTATAGgacatcttttttttagattatcttgtcttcagtttaaaaaaaaggctaacatttaaaataagatcaAAATACTCTTCTGAAAgtatttctaaacaaaattatctaTACAAAACTTTCTGAATGTGTTCTTTCTAAATACAGATGTCCGTTTAAGTTCtccactataaaaaaaataaataaataaaccgtTGCAGTGAGGAAGAGAAGCTGACTTAGGTTACAGATCTAGACTCCgtaacttattattattattataaatcaaaacagaaataaaacagctaCAAATTGGATTCAATGTTTAAGGAAATCAAATAACctgtgaaacacaaaaaaatgctcCACAGCTTAAAATCCTTCTATAAATCCCCCTAAAAACTTCATCAACAATTTGCAGTCCACCCTGCTACTTCAGCTAGAGCGGAGAGCATTCTAGCAAGGCATCATCATCAGGCACTTCCATGTCATGTAAATGCTCTATGATAATACTCATATGCAGAAGGGTTACGATAGAGTAGTGGCAGTGAGTACATCTCTCTTGCAGGACGTCCCCACTCCGACAGATCAGGTGCCCTTCCTCGTCGTCCCTCACACTCAGTGCTCGTGTCCGACTGGCGCTCCGCTGTTTTCATACCCGAACCGCCATCAGCAGGTCAGAGCACGGCCGCAGGGGCATTTCAGAGGCAGCCGTGGCATCAGGCGGCACAGGTGGATGATGAGGGAGGAAGAGGGTGGTGGTGGTAGTTGAtgtagttgttgtggttgtaggTGGGTTTCGTGGTCATGGGGCGATTCACGTTTGACACCACGTGTAGGAGTAATATAAAAACGATAGGGATATAGTGCAAGGGAACAAGTCAAAGATCACATGTTGTCCTCTGCTCTTCTTCCCCCCTCTAAGTTTAAACCAGAGTTGCTTACAAACAAGGAAGCAACCTGCATATCCATTCATCAACTCAAAACACCAGATAAGACAGTGATAAAAAACCCAATGCATAACATCTGGGGCAGATTTCAGATTAAACAGCatggaaatgaaggaaacatttttaaaacagtccCAACATTTCACTAGAGCAGATTCTATCCCCCAACTCAAACTACATTCTTATCATCAGGTCTGATTTatccacaaaagaaaaaaaaaaagagtaatatCAATAAATCCAactattaaaatctaaatttcacATTGTCCTTggcagaacattttcattttttttaccaggatttgtttaattaaattcttaccaaaaaaaataaataaaatgttattctaATATTCCCAAAAGCAACtacaataaaagttttaacattttatatacattttaaatatttagcataaataaaataataaggaTGGAGTAGTCAGAGAATAAAATCTGAGTTCAAAGTGCGTATGGATGTGAAAGAGAAATTGAACTATTCCTCACAgaaatttaaccaaaaatgaaaatgctcttccaaaaaaaaaaaaaaagagaaaagaaataaacagagtAACTTGTATTAACAAAAaccaagtaaataaaacaaatactgacagatcaaaacaaatcataaaGAATGTAATACTTACCAAGTCCATGTGCTGTCGAGAAAAAATGGTtagagaaagacagacagagacagagcagaaagaaactAGAGCGGGAAGGAAAGGTTGAGGAGTTAAAGCGAGTCGTACTCACCGAGGATGAGGGGCTATAGGACCTGGTTCTACGCCGCCTTCGTTTGTGCTTACGCCTGCTGCCCTTCCGCCGGTACGAGTCGTCCCGCTCACGCTCTCTCTCGCGGCCGTGACGGTAGTCGTACATATTCGGGGAGAAATCGCGAGGATAATAGTTTTCAGCTGCTCCGTGCGGCTCCCTATCCCTGTCCCGCTCACGGCTCTGGTCCAATCGTCTGTATCCCTCATAGTATCTCCTGTCGAAGGGCCGGTGTTCTGCTGAGCGATTGTCATAGCTGCGGgtgcacagagacacacagacaaAATGCTGTGTtctaaaaaacagaagaaaaaacaaaacagaagctcATGCTATTGAATACAAGATTCACCAATCAGAGATGTTGCAGCTAATTTGCAATCACCAATTAAGTAACACCTTCCAGATTATAATCTTCAAAATCTCTTCAGGAACCAACatgagattattttactttctccataaacaaataaagtctTTACACATGTGACATGGCTAAAAAattcatgtaagttttttttttttagcctgtcacaattaattatttaattttgaaacagaGGAGGTGACCCCTCTGTCACCTCCTCTACAGagagcagtctgtgttacacaGCTATGCAGTTTCACAAAAATCTCAGAACATTCTTAAAAATTGGCATTTCTACACAGATGtgcatcatttttcttctgtttcaaaatgtatttaaactgcAAGTAAGATTTGCAGTTTAAACAGGTTTTTAGGACCATTACTGTAGATGTGAAGTTTgttaaaattggtttatttgttttacaaattatttttttaagttattttgtcCTGTCTTTT from Gambusia affinis linkage group LG14, SWU_Gaff_1.0, whole genome shotgun sequence includes the following:
- the clk2a gene encoding dual specificity protein kinase CLK2 isoform X1; this encodes MPHNRRYTSSDRDSRTSYPDRYRDRGRRHRHRRTPTNSTSSDRDRDRRGRGHRQEGSYLRSRRTQHFVCVSLCTRSYDNRSAEHRPFDRRYYEGYRRLDQSRERDRDREPHGAAENYYPRDFSPNMYDYRHGRERERERDDSYRRKGSRRKHKRRRRRTRSYSPSSSRSASRTRALSVRDDEEGHLICRSGDVLQERYEVVSTLGEGTFGRVMRCIDHRRGGAHIALKIIKNVEKYKEAARLEINVLEKINEKDPDNRFLCVQMYDWFDYHGHMCISFELLALSTFDFLKENNYLPYSIGQVRHMAYQLCLAVKFLHDNKLTHTDLKPENILFVNSDFTMTYNVEKKREERTVKSTAVRVVDFGSATFDHEHHSTIVSTRHYRAPEVILELGWSHPCDVWSIGCILFEYYLGFTLFQTHDNREHLAMMERILGPVPSRMIRKTRKQKYFYRGRLDWDESSSAGKYVRENCKPLRRYLLSEAEEHHQLFDLIESMLEYEPSKRLTLSDSLKHPFFENSGTGEAAGSKNWEGNRDISR
- the si:ch211-81a5.8 gene encoding uncharacterized protein si:ch211-81a5.8, coding for MDSLMSLGAPLKQFTSCVSGTKNTKKRRRSKGSQSVRRFSFIRRKSVSRRRSLPCSSQKVPDSWHRVYQEELKKERKRQQAVLAKKNAERTVRSTHFRSHHCLPRHTPAGRKHAPTKDESFFGAFQGLSLDGLTGGAAGSPAVSASAAGGEQCTVM
- the clk2a gene encoding dual specificity protein kinase CLK2 isoform X2, encoding MPHNRRYTSSDRDSRTSYPDRYRDRGRRHRHRRTPTNSTSSDRDRDRRGRGHRQEGSYLRSRSYDNRSAEHRPFDRRYYEGYRRLDQSRERDRDREPHGAAENYYPRDFSPNMYDYRHGRERERERDDSYRRKGSRRKHKRRRRRTRSYSPSSSRSASRTRALSVRDDEEGHLICRSGDVLQERYEVVSTLGEGTFGRVMRCIDHRRGGAHIALKIIKNVEKYKEAARLEINVLEKINEKDPDNRFLCVQMYDWFDYHGHMCISFELLALSTFDFLKENNYLPYSIGQVRHMAYQLCLAVKFLHDNKLTHTDLKPENILFVNSDFTMTYNVEKKREERTVKSTAVRVVDFGSATFDHEHHSTIVSTRHYRAPEVILELGWSHPCDVWSIGCILFEYYLGFTLFQTHDNREHLAMMERILGPVPSRMIRKTRKQKYFYRGRLDWDESSSAGKYVRENCKPLRRYLLSEAEEHHQLFDLIESMLEYEPSKRLTLSDSLKHPFFENSGTGEAAGSKNWEGNRDISR
- the clk2a gene encoding dual specificity protein kinase CLK2 isoform X3, translated to MRCIDHRRGGAHIALKIIKNVEKYKEAARLEINVLEKINEKDPDNRFLCVQMYDWFDYHGHMCISFELLALSTFDFLKENNYLPYSIGQVRHMAYQLCLAVKFLHDNKLTHTDLKPENILFVNSDFTMTYNVEKKREERTVKSTAVRVVDFGSATFDHEHHSTIVSTRHYRAPEVILELGWSHPCDVWSIGCILFEYYLGFTLFQTHDNREHLAMMERILGPVPSRMIRKTRKQKYFYRGRLDWDESSSAGKYVRENCKPLRRYLLSEAEEHHQLFDLIESMLEYEPSKRLTLSDSLKHPFFENSGTGEAAGSKNWEGNRDISR